A region from the uncultured Bacteroides sp. genome encodes:
- a CDS encoding trimeric intracellular cation channel family protein has translation MPTFVQVLEFIGTFAFAISGIRLASAKQFDWFGAYVVGLSTAIGGGTIRDLLLGVTPFWMTDPVYPICSGLALVLVILLGRFLIHLHSTFFIFDSIGLSLFTVAGVGKTLVLGYPFWVAIIMGSITGAAGGVIRDVFINEIPLIFRKEIYAIACVIGGLVYWLCDFLTLGLVITQLVSGISVFVVRLLAVKYKICLPVLKGDESV, from the coding sequence ATGCCTACATTTGTTCAGGTTCTAGAGTTTATCGGCACATTTGCTTTTGCCATTAGTGGTATTCGTTTGGCTTCAGCCAAGCAATTTGACTGGTTTGGTGCATATGTTGTTGGGCTGTCTACGGCTATTGGCGGTGGTACTATTCGTGATTTATTGCTTGGCGTTACTCCTTTCTGGATGACCGATCCTGTTTATCCTATTTGTTCAGGATTAGCACTCGTTTTAGTTATTCTTCTTGGACGATTCCTTATTCACCTTCATAGCACTTTTTTTATCTTTGATAGCATTGGCCTGTCCCTTTTCACAGTAGCGGGAGTTGGAAAAACACTTGTTTTAGGTTACCCTTTTTGGGTAGCTATCATTATGGGTAGCATTACCGGTGCCGCCGGTGGGGTGATTCGTGATGTATTTATTAATGAGATTCCTCTAATTTTCCGTAAGGAAATTTATGCCATAGCTTGTGTTATAGGTGGACTGGTATATTGGTTGTGTGATTTTTTAACGTTAGGCCTAGTCATAACGCAATTAGTAAGCGGCATTAGCGTCTTTGTCGTTCGCCTTTTGGCTGTGAAATATAAGATATGCCTTCCTGTTTTGAAAGGGGACGAGTCTGTATAG
- a CDS encoding UDP-N-acetyl glucosamine 2-epimerase, with product MKITIIAGARPNFMKIAPILRAIEAAQAQGKRIFYRLVYTGTKDDTSLDASLFADLNMKAPDVYLGVCKDNPTELTAGIMIAFERELAENPAHVVLVVDDLTSTMSCAIVAKKQNIKVAHLVAGTRSFDMSMPKEINRMITDGLSDYLFTAGMVANRNLNQAGTENENVYYVGNILVDTIRYNRNRLIRPVWFNVLGLKKQSYILLTINRHALLNNKLILKILLQTIIEKANGMPIVAPLHNYVSNVIKELSIKVPNLHILPTQSYLSFGYLANKAKAIITDSGNVAEEATFLGIPCITLNTYAEHPETWRVGTNELVGEDPLALASAMDILMKGEWKQGILPEQWDGRTADRIVQILLG from the coding sequence ATGAAAATAACAATAATTGCTGGGGCCCGCCCCAATTTCATGAAAATCGCGCCTATTTTGCGAGCTATCGAAGCTGCACAGGCGCAAGGTAAACGAATCTTTTACAGACTGGTATATACCGGAACAAAAGACGACACAAGCCTCGATGCATCATTATTTGCCGATTTAAACATGAAAGCGCCCGATGTTTATTTAGGAGTTTGCAAGGACAACCCGACTGAACTGACTGCAGGCATAATGATTGCATTTGAACGAGAATTAGCTGAAAACCCTGCTCATGTAGTATTAGTGGTAGACGACTTAACCTCAACAATGAGTTGTGCCATCGTTGCAAAAAAACAAAATATAAAAGTAGCCCATCTCGTTGCCGGAACGCGTTCGTTCGATATGAGCATGCCTAAGGAAATTAACCGAATGATAACAGATGGTTTGTCTGATTATCTTTTCACTGCCGGTATGGTAGCCAATCGGAACTTGAACCAAGCCGGCACTGAAAATGAAAATGTATATTATGTAGGCAATATTCTCGTGGACACAATACGCTATAACAGAAATCGGCTAATTCGTCCCGTATGGTTTAATGTATTAGGATTAAAAAAACAAAGCTACATCTTACTGACTATAAACCGTCATGCACTACTCAACAATAAACTTATCCTTAAAATTTTACTTCAAACGATTATTGAAAAAGCAAACGGAATGCCAATTGTAGCCCCACTGCATAATTATGTAAGCAATGTTATTAAAGAATTGTCTATTAAAGTACCCAATTTGCACATACTCCCAACACAAAGTTATCTATCTTTTGGCTATCTGGCAAATAAGGCTAAAGCTATTATAACCGACTCAGGCAATGTGGCCGAAGAAGCAACTTTTTTAGGCATTCCCTGTATCACCCTTAATACTTATGCCGAGCATCCTGAAACATGGCGTGTAGGCACCAACGAATTGGTTGGAGAAGATCCTTTAGCTCTCGCTTCGGCAATGGATATATTAATGAAAGGAGAATGGAAACAAGGCATATTGCCTGAACAATGGGACGGACGCACGGCCGACAGAATTGTGCAGATATTACTAGGTTAA
- a CDS encoding DUF5686 family protein yields the protein MKKKYQKLIILLFLAFITPNAFAQLKGVVTDSISHEPLMYISVFYEGKGVGGITDVNGYYKIETRKGWDKVTFSAIGYITKVVKIPLGKKELNVQLMPADIQLNEVVIKPKREKYSRKNNPAVDFMRKVIEHKSAQKLDENDYYQYDKYQKMKMSINNVTPESLQKGIYKKFSFLAKQVEVSPETHKMILPISVQETASQTIYRKNPKSEKTIIKGMNSSGVEEFFSTGDMLGTVLKDVFSDVNIYDNNIRLLQTPFVSPISESAISFYKFYLMDTVMIDKHECVHLTFVPQNSQDFGFTGHLYVLKDSTYAVKRCLMNLPKKTGVNYVDNLDISQDYQQLPNGNWVLTDDDMTVDLSFIKSTQGVQVRRTTKYTNYAFTPIEPRLFKFRGDVMKETDMLTKSDEFWAGVRQVPLTKTESNMDLFMNQLEQIPGFKFLIFSAKALIENFVETGTKEHPSKFDFGPINTMISSNYIDGTRLRLSGQTTGNFDPHWFLSGYGAYGFRDKKWKYKGEVLYSFPKCNYLPWEFPKNNLSFSYSFDVMSPMDKFLATDKDNVFVAWKASPVDQMSYVRDATLQYDMETTWGFSVNILGRQRNDEPTGKLQYIRNDDSNTLIHDITTTELGVTLRYAPGETFVNTKQRRLPVSLDAPVFTLSQTSGIKGIIGGDYNFNLTEASIWKRFWLSSWGKIDVTFKGSIQWNKVPFPLLILPEANLSYITQRETFNLINNMEFLNDRYASMSLTYDMNGKLFNRIPLIKKLKWREVFRFRALYGSLTDKNNPYKNPEDGDLFRFPTRDGVTTSFVMDPNIPYLEVSVGIHNIFKILHIEYVRRLTYLNNPNISKDGIRFMMMMTF from the coding sequence ATGAAAAAGAAATATCAGAAACTAATTATACTTCTCTTTTTGGCATTCATTACTCCTAATGCTTTTGCACAGCTAAAAGGAGTTGTTACAGATTCAATATCTCATGAACCGCTCATGTATATCTCTGTTTTTTATGAAGGCAAAGGAGTAGGTGGTATTACCGATGTCAATGGGTATTATAAAATTGAGACAAGAAAAGGATGGGATAAAGTAACATTCTCAGCAATTGGATATATAACTAAAGTGGTAAAAATTCCCTTAGGCAAAAAAGAACTTAACGTACAACTAATGCCTGCGGACATCCAGCTAAATGAAGTAGTAATAAAGCCAAAGCGGGAAAAGTATTCGCGAAAGAATAATCCGGCAGTAGACTTCATGCGGAAAGTGATTGAACATAAGTCGGCACAAAAGCTAGATGAAAATGATTACTACCAGTATGATAAATACCAAAAGATGAAGATGTCTATCAATAATGTAACACCAGAAAGTCTTCAAAAAGGTATTTATAAAAAATTCTCATTTCTAGCTAAGCAGGTAGAGGTTTCGCCTGAAACTCATAAAATGATTTTGCCCATATCAGTGCAAGAAACAGCTTCTCAAACCATTTATCGTAAGAATCCAAAAAGCGAAAAAACAATTATTAAAGGGATGAATTCAAGTGGCGTAGAAGAATTTTTCTCAACCGGAGACATGCTGGGCACCGTTCTCAAAGATGTATTTTCGGACGTGAACATATATGATAACAATATTCGGCTATTACAAACTCCATTTGTGAGCCCTATATCAGAGTCTGCTATCTCTTTTTATAAATTCTACCTAATGGACACTGTCATGATAGATAAACATGAATGTGTGCATCTAACTTTCGTTCCTCAAAATTCACAAGATTTTGGCTTTACCGGACATCTTTACGTATTGAAAGATTCCACTTATGCAGTGAAAAGATGCCTCATGAATCTACCAAAAAAGACAGGGGTTAATTACGTAGACAATCTTGATATTAGCCAGGATTATCAGCAATTGCCCAACGGTAATTGGGTGCTTACTGACGATGATATGACTGTTGATTTGTCTTTTATTAAATCCACTCAAGGAGTTCAGGTAAGAAGAACAACAAAATACACCAACTATGCGTTCACCCCTATAGAACCACGATTATTCAAGTTCAGAGGAGATGTAATGAAGGAAACTGACATGCTGACAAAAAGTGATGAATTCTGGGCCGGCGTAAGGCAAGTTCCTCTGACAAAAACAGAGAGTAACATGGACTTATTTATGAATCAATTAGAACAAATACCGGGCTTTAAATTTTTGATTTTTAGTGCAAAAGCATTGATTGAAAACTTTGTTGAGACAGGTACTAAAGAGCATCCGAGCAAATTTGATTTCGGCCCGATCAATACCATGATTTCCAGCAATTATATTGACGGTACTCGTCTTCGTTTAAGCGGACAGACTACAGGGAATTTTGACCCGCACTGGTTTTTGAGCGGCTATGGGGCTTACGGTTTCAGAGATAAAAAGTGGAAATATAAAGGTGAAGTGCTATATTCTTTTCCTAAATGTAATTATTTACCTTGGGAGTTCCCCAAAAACAATCTGTCATTTTCGTACAGTTTTGATGTTATGTCTCCAATGGATAAGTTTCTGGCTACGGATAAAGATAATGTGTTCGTAGCATGGAAAGCATCGCCCGTCGATCAAATGTCATATGTTCGCGATGCCACATTGCAATATGATATGGAAACAACATGGGGCTTTTCAGTCAATATATTGGGACGCCAACGTAATGATGAACCTACAGGCAAATTACAATATATACGCAATGATGATAGCAATACTCTCATACACGACATTACAACAACCGAATTGGGAGTAACATTGCGCTATGCTCCGGGCGAAACATTTGTCAACACCAAACAAAGACGGCTTCCTGTATCTCTTGATGCACCCGTATTTACCCTTTCACAAACCAGCGGAATTAAAGGAATCATCGGAGGAGATTACAATTTTAATCTTACCGAAGCCAGTATATGGAAACGTTTCTGGCTATCGTCATGGGGAAAAATAGATGTCACATTTAAAGGAAGCATCCAATGGAATAAAGTTCCTTTTCCTTTATTGATTTTGCCTGAAGCCAATCTATCTTACATAACTCAACGTGAAACGTTCAACTTGATTAACAACATGGAGTTCTTGAATGACCGTTATGCTTCCATGTCACTAACCTATGATATGAACGGCAAACTCTTTAACCGCATACCGCTTATAAAGAAGCTTAAATGGAGAGAAGTCTTTCGATTCCGTGCTCTATACGGTTCATTGACCGACAAAAATAACCCATATAAGAATCCCGAAGACGGAGATCTATTCCGCTTCCCTACACGAGACGGAGTAACGACCAGCTTTGTGATGGACCCTAATATACCTTATTTAGAAGTAAGCGTAGGTATTCATAACATATTTAAAATATTACATATAGAATATGTGCGCCGTCTCACCTATCTCAATAACCCAAATATAAGTAAAGACGGAATCCGGTTTATGATGATGATGACTTTTTAG
- a CDS encoding replication-associated recombination protein A translates to MQPLAERLRPKTLDEYIGQKHLVGQGAVLRKMIDAGRISSFILWGPPGVGKTTLAQIIANKLETPFYTLSAVTSGVKDVREVIERAKSNRFFTQSSPILFIDEIHRFSKSQQDSLLGAVEHGTVTLIGATTENPSFEVIRPLLSRCQLYVLKSLEKEDLLELLQRAIATDTILKERNIEVKETSAILRFSGGDARKLLNILELVVDSETENTVVITDDIVTERLQQNPLAYDKDGEMHYDIISAFIKSIRGSDPDGAIYWLARMVEGGEDPTFIARRLVISASEDIGLANPNALLLANACFETLMKIGWPEGRIPLAEATIYLAASPKSNSAYNAINDALELVRETGNLPVPLHLRNAPTKLMKQLGYGQDYKYAHNYEGNFVKQQYLPDELKERRIWHPQNNIAESKQLEQMKKLWNEKYNK, encoded by the coding sequence ATGCAGCCATTGGCAGAAAGGCTTCGGCCGAAAACATTAGATGAATACATCGGCCAAAAACACTTGGTGGGCCAAGGAGCTGTTTTGCGCAAAATGATTGATGCCGGACGCATTTCATCTTTTATCTTATGGGGCCCTCCAGGTGTGGGAAAAACCACTTTAGCGCAAATCATAGCCAACAAGCTGGAAACTCCTTTCTACACTCTTAGTGCCGTAACCTCGGGGGTTAAAGATGTGCGCGAGGTCATTGAAAGAGCAAAGAGTAATCGCTTCTTCACACAAAGCAGTCCGATTCTTTTTATTGACGAAATTCACCGATTCAGCAAGTCGCAACAAGATTCATTGCTGGGAGCTGTGGAACATGGCACAGTGACACTCATTGGTGCCACCACAGAAAATCCTTCGTTCGAAGTCATTCGTCCGCTCCTCTCCCGCTGCCAGCTCTATGTACTAAAATCGCTGGAAAAGGAAGACCTTCTGGAACTTCTTCAACGGGCTATTGCTACGGATACCATATTAAAGGAGAGAAACATTGAGGTGAAAGAGACCTCGGCTATACTCCGATTCTCAGGAGGAGATGCCCGCAAATTATTAAATATATTAGAGCTGGTTGTTGATTCGGAAACAGAAAACACGGTTGTAATTACCGACGACATAGTAACCGAACGCCTGCAACAAAACCCACTAGCCTACGATAAAGATGGCGAAATGCATTATGATATCATTTCAGCCTTTATTAAGTCTATTCGAGGAAGCGACCCTGACGGTGCTATCTACTGGCTGGCCCGTATGGTTGAGGGGGGAGAAGACCCCACATTTATTGCCCGTCGGCTTGTTATCTCCGCTTCCGAAGATATCGGCCTGGCAAATCCCAATGCCTTGCTATTAGCTAATGCCTGCTTTGAAACATTAATGAAAATAGGCTGGCCCGAAGGGCGCATACCTTTAGCCGAAGCGACTATTTATCTGGCCGCTAGCCCAAAAAGTAATTCGGCTTATAATGCCATTAACGATGCATTGGAACTGGTACGAGAAACAGGTAATCTGCCTGTACCCTTGCACCTGCGCAATGCTCCCACTAAACTGATGAAACAGTTGGGGTACGGACAAGATTATAAATACGCCCATAACTACGAAGGAAACTTTGTAAAACAGCAGTATCTACCCGACGAGCTAAAGGAACGTCGCATCTGGCATCCACAAAACAATATTGCAGAAAGCAAACAGTTGGAGCAGATGAAAAAGCTGTGGAACGAAAAATACAACAAATAA
- a CDS encoding D-2-hydroxyacid dehydrogenase: MKIVILDGYGMNPGDLSWDELKAFAECTIYDRTSPEEILKRSAGAELVMTNKTIFTAEIIAALPELKYIGVLATGYNVVDITAAKEHGIVVTNIPAYSTPSVAQMVFAHLLNIAQQVQHHSDEVRKGKWTKSPDFCFWDTPLIELCEKKIGLVGLGHTGYATARIAIGFGMKVYAFTSKTPLQLPPEIRKMELDELFSECDVISLHCPLNKETQELVNARRLALMKPSAILINTGRGQLINEQDLADALNNETIYAAGVDVLSTEPPLSDNPLLTARSCYITPHIAWASLAARERLMSIAMDNIKAYIDGKPINNVAK, translated from the coding sequence ATGAAAATAGTAATATTAGACGGTTACGGGATGAATCCCGGAGATCTTTCCTGGGATGAATTAAAAGCTTTTGCAGAATGTACAATATACGACCGGACTTCTCCAGAGGAAATACTGAAACGTTCGGCAGGAGCCGAGCTTGTTATGACTAATAAGACTATTTTTACCGCCGAAATTATAGCCGCACTACCAGAATTGAAATATATCGGTGTATTGGCTACCGGATATAATGTAGTAGATATTACTGCCGCCAAAGAGCACGGCATTGTAGTAACCAACATCCCTGCATATAGTACTCCTTCTGTAGCACAAATGGTTTTTGCGCATCTATTGAACATTGCACAACAGGTGCAGCATCATTCCGATGAAGTGCGAAAAGGAAAATGGACAAAAAGTCCTGACTTTTGTTTTTGGGATACTCCACTGATTGAGCTCTGCGAAAAGAAGATAGGTCTCGTAGGACTTGGGCACACAGGATATGCTACAGCCCGCATCGCTATCGGATTCGGAATGAAAGTCTATGCATTCACTTCCAAAACTCCGCTACAATTGCCTCCCGAAATAAGAAAAATGGAACTCGATGAGCTATTTAGTGAATGCGATGTCATTAGCCTTCACTGCCCTCTGAACAAAGAGACGCAGGAACTTGTCAATGCCCGCCGATTAGCTCTGATGAAACCATCTGCCATACTCATCAATACCGGGCGCGGGCAATTGATCAATGAGCAAGACCTCGCCGATGCACTAAACAACGAAACCATTTATGCAGCGGGAGTAGATGTTCTTTCGACCGAACCACCTCTATCCGATAACCCACTGCTAACAGCCCGGAGTTGTTACATTACTCCACACATTGCCTGGGCTAGTTTAGCAGCCCGCGAACGACTGATGAGTATTGCGATGGATAATATAAAAGCTTATATAGACGGTAAACCCATCAATAATGTTGCAAAATAG
- a CDS encoding cytochrome d ubiquinol oxidase subunit II, giving the protein MNTYILLQQYWWFVVSLLGALLVFLLFVQGGNSMLFSLGKDEEHRKMMINSTGRKWEFTFTTLVTFGGAFFASFPLFYSTSFGGAYWLWMIILFSFVLQAVSYEFQSKAGNLLGKKTYQTFLVINGVVGPLLLGAAVATFFTGSDFYVNKGNMTDGLMPIISSWGSAWHGLDALTNPWNVVLGLAVFFLARILGALYFINSINSEMLVKRCRRSLVVNGALFLAFFLAFVIRTLVADGFAVNPDTQEVYLQSYKYFINFIEMPVVLGVFLVGVLLVLFGLVMSILKKTFDKGIWFTGTGTVLTVLALLLCAGYNNTAYYPSSADLQSSLTLSNSCSSLFTLKTMAYVSILVPFVIAYIFYAWRSIDNKKIDVEEMNSGGHAY; this is encoded by the coding sequence ATGAATACATATATCTTACTTCAACAATATTGGTGGTTTGTGGTGTCTCTGCTTGGCGCACTACTTGTCTTTTTGCTTTTTGTACAAGGAGGTAACTCCATGTTATTCTCTTTGGGTAAAGATGAAGAGCATCGTAAGATGATGATAAACTCTACCGGACGTAAATGGGAATTTACTTTCACCACATTGGTTACTTTTGGTGGTGCTTTCTTTGCTTCATTTCCACTGTTTTATAGTACTAGTTTTGGCGGAGCTTACTGGTTGTGGATGATTATTCTTTTTAGCTTTGTGCTTCAGGCTGTGAGCTATGAGTTTCAGAGTAAAGCCGGCAATCTGCTGGGAAAGAAAACCTATCAAACTTTTTTGGTTATTAACGGCGTTGTCGGACCACTTTTACTGGGCGCTGCAGTGGCTACATTCTTTACCGGATCGGATTTTTATGTAAATAAGGGAAACATGACAGATGGATTAATGCCTATTATCAGTAGCTGGGGGAGTGCCTGGCATGGCTTGGATGCATTGACAAATCCATGGAATGTAGTACTTGGGCTGGCTGTTTTCTTTTTGGCTCGCATTTTAGGAGCGCTTTATTTTATTAATAGCATTAATAGTGAAATGCTGGTGAAACGTTGCCGCCGTTCGTTGGTAGTTAACGGTGCATTGTTTTTGGCGTTTTTCCTGGCTTTTGTTATCCGCACGCTTGTAGCTGACGGATTTGCGGTGAATCCTGACACGCAGGAGGTTTACCTGCAATCTTATAAATACTTTATTAACTTCATAGAAATGCCTGTGGTGCTCGGTGTTTTTTTAGTGGGTGTACTACTTGTTTTGTTTGGTTTAGTTATGAGTATCTTGAAAAAAACCTTTGATAAAGGCATTTGGTTTACCGGTACAGGAACAGTGCTCACTGTGCTTGCATTGTTGCTCTGCGCCGGATATAATAATACCGCTTACTATCCATCTTCGGCCGATCTACAAAGCTCTCTTACCTTGTCTAACAGCTGTTCCAGCCTGTTTACACTTAAGACGATGGCTTATGTTTCTATTCTAGTGCCTTTTGTGATTGCTTATATCTTTTATGCATGGCGTAGCATAGATAATAAGAAAATTGACGTTGAAGAAATGAATAGCGGCGGTCATGCCTACTAA
- a CDS encoding cytochrome ubiquinol oxidase subunit I: protein MIENIDISLIDWSRAQFALTAMYHWIFVPLTLGLAVIMGIMETLYYKTGKEFWKQTAKFWMKLFGINFAVGVATGLILEFEFGTNWSNYSWFVGDIFGAPLAIEGILAFFMEATFIAVMFFGWNKVSKGFHLTSTWLTGLGATLSAWWILVANAWMQYPVGMEFNPDTVRNEMVDFWAVATSPVAVNKFFHTVLSGWVLAAIFVVGVSSWFLLKKRNREFALASIKIGAAFGLISTLLSAWTGDGSGHQVARTQPMKLAAMEGYYEGQRGAGLVAVGILNPDKKTYDDGEKPFIFRIAVPHLLSLLAERDFNAFVPGVKDIIEGGYTLNDGSVALAASEKIERGKKAITALSSYRLAKKNGDRLSADSAYATLKKNVAYFGYGYIKDVHELVPNVPITFYAFRIMVLLGFYFILFFAVILLLDYKEKLTNLKWMHWVALLTIPLGYVAAEAGWVVAECGRQPWAIQDMLPTSVSVSRLGVGAVQTTFFIFLVLFTVMLIAEIGIMLREIKKGPELK, encoded by the coding sequence ATGATAGAAAATATTGATATTTCGTTAATTGACTGGTCGAGGGCTCAATTTGCGCTCACTGCTATGTATCATTGGATTTTTGTTCCCTTGACACTGGGGCTTGCTGTTATAATGGGAATTATGGAAACTCTCTATTACAAAACAGGCAAGGAGTTTTGGAAGCAGACTGCTAAGTTCTGGATGAAACTTTTTGGTATTAACTTTGCCGTGGGGGTGGCAACCGGATTGATTCTTGAATTTGAATTTGGTACTAATTGGAGTAACTATTCCTGGTTTGTGGGCGACATCTTTGGTGCTCCTTTAGCCATAGAGGGTATTTTGGCTTTCTTTATGGAAGCTACTTTTATAGCAGTAATGTTTTTTGGGTGGAATAAAGTGAGCAAAGGTTTTCACTTAACTTCGACCTGGCTTACAGGATTGGGGGCAACGTTATCTGCTTGGTGGATTTTGGTTGCTAACGCATGGATGCAATATCCTGTGGGAATGGAATTTAATCCGGATACGGTGCGCAATGAGATGGTCGATTTCTGGGCTGTTGCAACTTCTCCGGTAGCGGTTAACAAATTCTTTCATACAGTCCTTTCTGGTTGGGTACTAGCCGCTATTTTCGTGGTGGGTGTCAGCTCGTGGTTCCTTCTTAAAAAACGAAATAGAGAATTTGCTTTGGCAAGTATTAAAATCGGTGCGGCTTTTGGTCTGATTTCTACATTATTATCGGCATGGACGGGCGATGGATCGGGGCATCAGGTAGCTCGGACACAGCCTATGAAACTTGCTGCCATGGAGGGATATTACGAAGGACAGAGAGGAGCCGGGCTTGTAGCTGTAGGAATACTAAATCCTGATAAAAAGACATATGATGATGGTGAAAAACCATTTATCTTTCGCATAGCCGTGCCCCATCTACTTTCCTTATTGGCGGAGCGTGATTTTAATGCTTTTGTGCCTGGTGTTAAAGATATTATAGAAGGAGGTTACACGCTGAATGATGGTAGTGTGGCTCTTGCTGCTTCAGAAAAAATAGAACGGGGAAAGAAAGCTATTACTGCACTTTCTTCTTATCGGCTGGCCAAAAAAAATGGTGATCGGCTAAGTGCTGATTCAGCTTATGCTACGTTAAAGAAAAATGTGGCTTACTTTGGCTATGGCTATATTAAAGATGTGCATGAGTTGGTTCCTAATGTGCCGATTACTTTTTATGCTTTTCGTATCATGGTTTTGCTTGGATTCTATTTCATTTTATTTTTTGCGGTAATACTGTTGTTGGATTATAAAGAAAAATTGACTAATCTGAAGTGGATGCATTGGGTAGCTTTGCTAACGATTCCTCTGGGTTATGTGGCTGCCGAGGCGGGTTGGGTCGTTGCCGAATGTGGAAGACAACCTTGGGCTATACAGGATATGTTGCCTACATCTGTATCTGTGTCCCGACTCGGTGTGGGAGCTGTACAAACTACATTCTTTATTTTTCTGGTTTTATTTACTGTTATGCTTATTGCTGAGATAGGTATTATGCTTCGCGAGATAAAGAAAGGTCCTGAATTAAAATAA
- a CDS encoding DUF4492 domain-containing protein, with amino-acid sequence MMKILLRIWHFYVEGFRSMTLGRTLWLIILIKLFIMFFVLKLFFFPDFLSNHSSDDSKEEYVSNELINRAIP; translated from the coding sequence ATAATGAAGATTTTATTGCGTATATGGCATTTCTACGTGGAGGGGTTTCGGAGTATGACCCTTGGGCGTACTCTGTGGCTTATTATACTGATAAAATTATTTATTATGTTTTTTGTGCTAAAGTTATTTTTCTTTCCTGATTTTTTAAGTAATCATTCTTCAGATGACAGTAAAGAAGAATATGTAAGTAATGAGCTTATTAATCGTGCAATTCCTTAA
- a CDS encoding TolC family protein — protein sequence MINVKKLVVAMFCMATLCPGIDAQSQERPVEWNLSSCIDYAMQQNINIRKNRIAAESSSVDVKTAKAALFPSLSFSSSQNYVNRQLTEDTNQNKNSYNASYGLNASWTVYNGGKRQKTIEQEKLNNQIAQLTVVQTENEIETSITQIYVQILYAAESVKINENTLQISEAQRDRGKELLAAGSIAQSDYAQLESQCSTDKYQLVTAQATLQNYKLQLKQLLELDGEEEMQLSMPALSDKDVLTPLPTKTDVYNAALALRPEIEAGKLNVQTSELGIAIARAGYLPSVSLTAGTGTSHTSGSDFTFSQQVKNGWNNSLGVTLSVPIFNNRQTKSAVEKAKLQRETSKLDMLDEQKTLFKTIEGLWLDATSAQQSFAAASEKLRSTQVSYDLINEQFNLGMKNTVELLTEKNNLLAAKQEVLQSKYMAILNAQLLRFYQGEQIEL from the coding sequence ATGATAAACGTAAAAAAATTAGTAGTAGCGATGTTTTGTATGGCAACACTCTGCCCCGGAATAGACGCACAATCACAGGAGCGTCCGGTAGAATGGAATCTCTCCAGCTGCATTGACTATGCCATGCAACAGAATATTAACATCCGCAAAAATCGCATCGCGGCAGAAAGCAGTAGTGTTGATGTGAAAACAGCCAAAGCAGCTCTATTCCCCAGTCTATCGTTCAGTAGTAGTCAAAACTATGTAAACCGACAGTTAACGGAAGATACCAATCAGAATAAAAACAGTTATAATGCCAGTTACGGCCTGAATGCATCGTGGACTGTATATAACGGAGGTAAACGACAAAAAACCATAGAACAAGAAAAACTGAATAATCAAATAGCCCAACTCACCGTAGTCCAAACAGAAAACGAAATAGAAACATCTATCACTCAAATATATGTGCAGATTCTTTACGCAGCCGAATCCGTAAAAATCAATGAAAACACACTGCAAATATCTGAAGCGCAGAGAGATCGTGGAAAAGAGCTATTAGCAGCCGGCTCTATTGCTCAAAGTGACTATGCACAACTGGAGTCTCAATGCAGTACAGATAAATACCAACTCGTCACAGCACAAGCCACACTACAGAACTACAAATTACAACTGAAACAACTATTAGAACTGGATGGAGAAGAAGAAATGCAACTCTCCATGCCGGCTCTAAGCGACAAAGATGTTCTTACTCCACTTCCCACAAAAACGGATGTATATAATGCCGCACTTGCTTTGCGTCCGGAAATTGAAGCCGGTAAGTTAAACGTTCAAACGTCTGAACTGGGCATAGCCATAGCCCGGGCAGGATATCTACCGAGCGTAAGCCTTACGGCAGGAACAGGGACAAGCCATACGAGTGGTAGTGATTTCACCTTTAGCCAACAAGTAAAAAACGGTTGGAATAACTCCTTAGGAGTAACACTTTCCGTTCCTATTTTTAATAACAGACAAACTAAAAGTGCTGTAGAGAAAGCAAAATTGCAACGAGAAACCAGTAAACTGGATATGCTTGACGAACAAAAGACCTTGTTCAAAACGATCGAAGGACTTTGGCTAGACGCAACAAGTGCACAGCAGAGTTTTGCTGCCGCCAGCGAAAAATTGCGCAGTACGCAGGTGAGTTACGATCTCATTAATGAACAATTTAATTTGGGAATGAAGAATACGGTAGAGTTGTTGACGGAAAAAAATAATCTGTTAGCAGCCAAACAAGAAGTACTTCAATCTAAATATATGGCTATATTGAATGCCCAGTTGCTACGTTTCTATCAGGGAGAACAAATAGAGTTATAA